The Cucumis melo cultivar AY chromosome 9, USDA_Cmelo_AY_1.0, whole genome shotgun sequence genome includes the window ctATTGAATATTGTTTGTTTTTATGAAGTATATTATCAGGATTTGGTTATATGAAAAGGGTGAAAGAGGCCTAAAGTTGGTGTTTTGCTATactaattaatattaatttttaatctCTTGTTATTGAGATGTGTGTAATCTCTATTAGGTGATTGATATCTCtctctatatttattttcttaattacaCATAATATATATTGCTCACTTTTAAAGATAAAAAGCTTTAtgagtttgttgtttgtttcaaTCAACATTGATTAATGAGCAATACGTTGCACAATTCATCAATAATTTTAGTTTGTTGTTTTACCAAATGTAATTAAAGAAGgcaaaaacttaaaaaaaaaatcacaccAAATCGAACTAATGACATGATCGAATATATGtattaattgaaatttttaCTATTACGATTGGTCTATTATAATTAACTCCATATTTAAATTCCAATTAGTTAGGATAGTACTATTTCAAATCTTTATTTCGTTTACTATTTGTTATATTCTCTATTTCCTATTCATCTTCCTTTTTTTATCGACTAAACTAAAGAAATATGTAATTATACGAGTGAATAGCTAAGTCCTTGATACAATTAATTTGATGTTTCTCTttgattatttctctttttcGGAAACATTATGTCAATAAATCAAAACTaatgataaataaatataaaaagaagagagaaaaggaagattctttttttagtttcaaaGTAAAGTATTACTATATTGATTACAAATTAGTAAGTTAAAGATTATAATAGCACAAATAGATACATATTACTGCATAGGGAAAGCTAGAGGAAATTGACTATTGgtaggaaatatatatatatatatatatagactaATAAAATACATTTGTTTCAAAGGTTAGTTGTCATTTTTATTGAATTAGCATTACAAAAATAGGAACCTTTTAACACAACAATCACCTCTGACCACCACTTCATATATCACTTTTATCACCTCTTGATTGACTTATTTGATGCAAATTTGGAGTTAATATATAAGAtctctccatttttttttaatatgaaatTCTTAAAATGCTCTTTTGGTATCTCTTTTTGATTCATCATTGATACCATATTTGATAACATGAGGTTTCATTCTCAAAATAAATTGGATACATACAAACTGTGAGATCCTATTCTTGGTTTTTTTAATGTGAAATTCTCGATaggaataaaataattaatcaaattaaaattcaCGAGTGTTATTGTAaagcaaactccataattcataaactaaaaatgtcattttcaaaagtttaaaggccaaacaaatatatatcaactaatatgatatttataaaatttaatgtTTACATAGGTAAAATTCAAACTTGGGTTGGAAGGAGGCTGACAAGCAAAGTAACCACTAAATCaactataaatattaaaaattagatTGTTCTctttatataaagacaataaaattGAGGGGGGCTCGAACTCCCCTGGACCTATACTAAATCTGTTGTCAGTCTTTGATGGATTGAGTTTAAATACCAATCTTGAAATTAAAGGCCATATATTAGGCCTAATGGTAAATAGCAAGTGGTGTAACTTTTGACAAAAAAAGAATCAAGTTAGTTATGTCCTTAAGATTTAGTaatttatagattttttttaaaagagttGTCTCGTGAGACCAGTAAAGATAACATATTAAACCTAGTAGGATAGATGTTTGATATTTgagaaatataaattatttaaataaaggTAGATTTGATTgaaagagaagagagagagagagagagaaagggtGGTTGGTTCCAACTTCCCACGCTTGAAATGATTTTTGGAAGAGGTGGAAGAAAACGCAACGTTGTATAATTTTGAATGAAAGCTTTTGTTTTGTCCCGACAAAAAGTCTTCAactttaagaattttttttaaaaataaatagatagatagatagaagTATGAATGCGAAACCAAAACGCCAAACAAACCCTTCTTCCAAATTTGATCTATGAATTGGATGAAATGCGACAACTAATCACACACATTCCTTTCTCACTTCTCTTTTTGTCGGCCTATTCTCTCTACCATGTGCAGGTTGAATTCAACCGTTTACAATCTCAAATGTTAAATGAATGTTTTCCTTTAATCTTCAATATACTTTCATATACTTTGAATTGAAgtttatttatgttttatttctatcttaATTATATCACAAATATAGTGCAATTCAAAATAATTTGCACctatatcaaaatttaaatacaaattttaaaatttacaaataatGATTCATATTATTCATACTCAGAAAATAACTTAATTATGTGTCTCTAAAAATTACTACTAAATGAAATTACCTGTGATTATAATTCTTTTAGATTAATGTAACAAATTGTTTATTCATCTTTAATATCCCCATAGAACTCAAGAAAAAAGAGAACAGAATATCAACATAAATTTATAAACCAATTAATTGAAAGTTTGTTGTGTTTATCATCGCAAACCAATAACAAATGTACAATAAAATTCATTTTGTTGACAGTTTCAATCACTAAtcttacaaaagaaaaagaatacaACTACAGCTCTAAATCTGAACAAACATTACGTTCTTATTCTCACCGTCGACGAGACGGCGGCAAATACTCATGTTCAATCGACGGCATAGTCCTCGTCCCCGGCGCCGTCGGAGCTCTCACATGTCCGACCATCGAAACTTGCAAAGCTTCCTCTTCATAAGCCCTAATTTCCAGCTCCTCCATTCTCGTCCTCTTCTTCACTCTCACAAACATCGCCACCAACAACAACCCCAAAAGAAACGCTCCGATCGCCGCCCCTATCGCGCTTCCGATAGCCACCTTCCACGGCCGTTCCTTCTTTCTCAACTCCACCGGCTCTGGCTCCTCCACCACTAACCCAAAATGCCCCTGTCTCAAAACAGAGCAAATCAACGGCGAAATCTCCTTCGCCAATGTAACTCTCCCATCCCTCTCGAAACTCGCACAAATCGGCCTCATTCTCGTGTCATTCCCCATTCTCGTCGAGTTTCTGAAATCTATAGTAATGGGTTTTTCTCCGGCGGAAATTCCGACCTCAAATGGAACAGGGGAGGAGCTCGAACTATTATTTCCAGAGTTGTAAGCCAAAATCCCCAAGATTGAAGAAACTAATTGATACCCAGTTAAACGGTAGTTGTTAAAGTAAATCGAAGACCAATTAGATCCCAAATTTTGCCGGATGATTACGATTCTCTCAGCACATGGGTTCAGAGAAACACCAACACCCACATGAAATTCTTTCACCGATGCACCATACCTCCGTAAACTTCCGCATCGGAACCTCGCCGTGTCAACATCAATGCCGGAGAAATTCTCCGGTAACGGAACACTGTGAAGTGTCCCTGTTTTGACTGTGTTGTCAAGGGATTTCAACGTGTAATCTCTGATGTAAAGATCGAGGAGATGCGGCGATTGGAGATTGTGGGACGCCATGGATGAGGTCAATGAAGAAATGGTGAGaatgaaaaggaagaagaagaaacccaTTTCGAAAATGGGTTTGAAGGAAAGTTTTGTTTTTGGTAAatatttgtggttttttttttcttgagaaTTGTATGAAAAGAAGAGGAATGAAGCAGCTTTTTTGTTGCTCTGCTTTTGTTAAAGTGTTCTTGTATTGTAAGGTGGAATGGTGGAAAGAGGAAAATTTAGAAGAAATTGAACTTAGGGTTATGAATTATGAGAGTGAGTTGTAAGGAAGAggaaagggaaaagaaaagttGCCTTTGTTTGCACTATTTTATTGTTGAGTTGTAAATTTTTAATCTCCCAACTTTCTATAATAATTATGCTtattaaacttttaattatGTCTTTTCCCACTTCATTAACTTCATAACCTATTTAAGTATAACTTAATAATTCAACAATATAGATTAAAATCTTTCACCTTTCTTTGGGTGAGATATAAAACTTCGACTTCTATTTTAA containing:
- the LOC103482688 gene encoding uncharacterized protein LOC103482688; this encodes MGFFFFLFILTISSLTSSMASHNLQSPHLLDLYIRDYTLKSLDNTVKTGTLHSVPLPENFSGIDVDTARFRCGSLRRYGASVKEFHVGVGVSLNPCAERIVIIRQNLGSNWSSIYFNNYRLTGYQLVSSILGILAYNSGNNSSSSSPVPFEVGISAGEKPITIDFRNSTRMGNDTRMRPICASFERDGRVTLAKEISPLICSVLRQGHFGLVVEEPEPVELRKKERPWKVAIGSAIGAAIGAFLLGLLLVAMFVRVKKRTRMEELEIRAYEEEALQVSMVGHVRAPTAPGTRTMPSIEHEYLPPSRRR